The following coding sequences are from one Acipenser ruthenus chromosome 7, fAciRut3.2 maternal haplotype, whole genome shotgun sequence window:
- the LOC117415879 gene encoding WASH complex subunit 4, giving the protein MAVEGISPDWEFDRFDDGSQKIHAEVQLKNYGKFLEEYTSQLKGIEDALDESIGDVWDFTLDPIALQLLPYEQSSLLELIKTENKVLNKVITVYAALCCEIKKLKHEAETKFYTGLLYYGEGASHTSVVEGESQIQMGRFISFLQELSCFVTRCSEVVVNVVNQLASLYSSNKSATKIIESSGVHFQTVFEHLGELLSVLLTLDEIIANHAALKDHWTMYKRLLKSVHHNPSKFSIQEEKLKPFEKLLLKLEGHILDGMIFQACVEQQFDALGEGVSVSKNSTFAEEFALNIRTIFTNVESKLGEPAEIDQRDKYVGVCGLFVLHFHIFRTVDKKLFKSLLDVCKKVPAVTLTGNIMWFADTFLVAKVPAAAKMLDKKSLQGIRTQRDSFLQQKAQMLVKDVQSYYVFVTSWMMKMESILAKEKRADKFAEDLSNRCTIFIQGILYAYSISTIIKTTMNLYMSMQKPMTKTSVKALCRLVELLKAVEHTFHRRAMVVADSVSHITQHLQYQALNSIATAKKRVISDKKYSEQRLDVLSALVLAENALNGPSTKERRLVVSLALSVGTQMKTFKDEELLPLQLVLKKLDLISELRERVKIQCDCSFLYWHRAVFPIYLDDAYDHAVDAARIHYMFSALRDCVPAMLHAKHLESCEQLLENYNLEIMDVFKEHLLDKLCKEIEKDLRLSVHTHLKLDDRNPFKVGMKDLAHFFYLKPIRFFNRFIDIKAYVTHYLDKTFYNLTTVALHDWATYSEMRNLATQRYGLVMTEAHLPSQTLEQGLDVLEIMRNIHVFVSRYLYNLNNQIFIERTSNNKHLNTINIRHIANSIRTHGTGIMNTTVNFTYQFLRKKFYIFSQFMYDEHIKSRLIKDIRFFREIKDQTDQKYPFERAEKFNRGIRKLGITPDGQSYLDQFRQLISQIGNAMGYVRMIRSGGLHCCSNAIRFVPDLEDIVNFEELVKEEGLSEETQKSARVLDSVLGDLTSNSAEGTEYFKKLVDVFAPEFRSTKNMHLRNFYMIVPPLTVNFAEHSISCKEKLNKKNKVGAAFTDDGFAMGVAYILKLLDQYQEFDSLHWLQAVREKYLREMKSMVKEQNVQATSQDEKLMQTMNLTQKRLDIYLQEFELLYFSLSSARIFFRADKTAAEENQEKKDKDEVSKTGNGDSSSSSSTDPSAK; this is encoded by the exons AAATCCATGCTGAGGTGCAGCTGAAGAACTATGGCAAGTTCTTGGAGGAGTACACATCTCAGCTGAAAGGGATTGAAGATGCACTGGATGAATCTATTGGAGATGTCTGGGATTTTACTCTAGATCCTATAGCACTCCAG CTTCTACCTTATGAACAGTCATCTCTGCTTGAACTCATTAAGACAGAAAACAAG GTTCTTAACAAGGTTATCACAGTTTATGCTGCTCTTTGCTGTGAGATCAAGAAATTGAAACATGAG gcAGAAACCAAGTTTTACACTGGCCTTCTGTATTACGGGGAAGGAG CTTCTCACACCAGTGTGGTGGAGGGGGAATCCCAGATTCAGATGGGGAGGTTTATTTCCTTTTTACAG GAGCTTTCCTGCTTTGTAACAAGATGTTCTGAAGTGGTGGTCAATGTGGTGAATCAGCTGGCTTCCCTTTACAGCAGCAATAA GAGTGCCACTAAAATTATAGAGTCCTCAGGAGTTCATTTTCAG ACAGTGTTTGAACACTTGGGGGAGCTGTTGAGTGTGCTCCTGACTCTGGATGAGATAATTGCTAACCATGCAGCCCTTAAGGACCACTGGACCATGTACAAAAG gttaTTGAAATCTGTGCATCACAACCCCTCCAAATTTTCCATCCAAGAGGAGAAACTGAAGCCCTTTGAGAAATTATTGTTAAAACTAGAGGGGCATATACTGGATGGAATGATATTTCAG GCCTGTGTGGAGCAGCAGTTTGACGCTCTGGGTGAGGGTGTGTCCGTCTCTAAAAACAGCACTTTTGCTGAGGAGTTTGCTCTTAACATTCGCACCATTTTCACCAATGTGGAATCTAAACTAG GAGAGCCTGCAGAAATAGACCAGAGGGATAAATACGTAGGGGTCTGTGGTCTGTTTGTTCTACATTTCCACATCTTCAGGACTGTTGATAAGAAGCTCTTTAAATCACTGCTGGATGTCTGTAAAAAG GTTCCAGCTGTCACCCTGACCGGCAACATCATGTGGTTCGCAGACACGTTCCTGGTTGCGAAGGTCCCTGCTGCCGCCAAAATGCTGGACAAGAAGAGTCTGCAGGGCATCCGGACCCAGAGGGACAGCTTCCTGCAGCAGAAAGCCCAGATGCTGGTCAA GGATGTGCAGTCTTACTACGTGTTTGTAACATCCTGGATGATGAAAATGGAGTCCATTTTGGCCAAAGAGAAGAGGGCTGATAAATTTGCTGAAGATCTGAGCAACAGATGTACCATTTTTATACAG GGTATCCTTTATGCATACAGCATCAGCACCATCATCAAAACCACTATGAATCTCTACATGTCCATGCAGAAGCCCATGACTAAAACTTCAGTGAAGGCTTTGTGCAGGCTGGTGGAGCTGCTTAAG GCTGTGGAGCACACTTTTCACCGGCGTGCGATGGTGGTCGCAGACTCAGTGTCCCACATCACCCAGCACCTCCAGTACCAGGCCCTCAACTCCATCGCCACAGCCAAG AAAAGAGTGATCTCTGATAAGAAGTACAGTGAGCAGCGGCTGGACGTGCTGTCAGCACTGGTGTTGGCAGAGAACGCACTCAATGGCCCGAGCACCAAGGAGAGGAGGCTGGTTGTGTCGCTGGCACTTAGCGTGGGCACTCAGATG AAGACCTTTAAAGATGAAGAACTGCTCCCCCTGCAGTTGGTCCTGAAGAAGCTGGACCTAATTAGTGAGCTGAGAGAGAG AGTTAAGATTCAGTGTGACTGCAGCTTCCTGTATTGGCACCGGGCAGTGTTCCCCATTTACCTGGATGATGCTTATGACCATGCAGTGGATGCAGCTAGGATACAT TATATGTTTAGCGCCCTCAGGGATTGTGTTCCTGCCATGCTACACGCCAAACACCTGGAGTCCTGTGAGCAGCTATTGGAGAACTACAACCTGGAAATCATGGATGTCTTCAAGGAG CACCTACTGGATAAGCTGTGCAAGGAGATTGAGAAAGACCTCCGTCTCTCAGTGCACACTCACCTGAAGCTGGACGATAGGAACCCCTTTAAGGTGGGAATGAAGGACCTGGCTCACTTCTTCTATCTCAAGCCAATCCGATTCTTCAACCGTTTCATCGACATCAAAG CATATGTGACGCATTACCTGGACAAGACGTTCTACAACCTGACTACAGTGGCTCTGCACGACTGGGCCACCTACAGCGAGATGAGGAACCTGGCCACCCAGCGCTATGGGCTTGTGATGACTGAGGCACACCTCCCCAGCCAGACCCTGGAGCAG GGTTTGGATGTGCTGGAGATCATGAGAAACATCCATGTCTTTGTGTCACGCTACCTTTATAACCTCAACAACCAg ATTTTCATCGAAAGGACAAGCAATAACAAGCACCTGAACACCATCAACATTCGGCACATTGCCAACTCCATCCGAACACACGGCACAGGGATCATGAACACAACG GTCAATTTCACCTACCAGTTCCTGCGCAAGAAGTTTTACATATTCAGCCAGTTCATGTATGATGAGCACATCAAGTCGAGGCTAATCAAGGACATTCGATTTTTCAGGGAAATCAAGGACCAAACGGATCAAAAG TACCCATTTGAGAGAGCAGAGAAGTTTAACCGGGGGATCAGAAAGCTGGGGATCACCCCTGATGGACAGAGTTATCTGGACCAGTTCAGGCAGCTCATTAGCCAAATAG GGAATGCCATGGGCTATGTGCGGATGATCCGATCTGGGGGTCTGCACTGCTGTAGCAATGCAATAAG GTTCGTCCCTGACCTTGAAGACATTGTCAACTTTGAAGAACTGGTAAAGGAAGAAGGACTCTCGGAGGAAACTCAGAAATCAGCCAG AGTCCTGGATTCTGTCCTTGGTGATCTGACCAGCAACTCAGCGGAAGGGACAGAGTATTTCAAAAAGCTGGTGGATGTGTTTGCACCTGAATTCCGCAGCACCAAAAACATGCACCTCCGCAACTTCTATATGATTGTCCCTCCTTTG ACCGTTAACTTTGCAGAACATTCCATTAGCTGCAAGGAGAAGCTGAACAAAAAGAATAAAGTAGGAGCTGCCTTCACGGATGATGGTTTTGCAATGG GTGTTGCCTACATTCTGAAGCTGCTGGATCAGTACCAGGAGTTTGACTCCCTGCATTGGTTGCAGGCTGTCCGAGAGAAGTATTTACGTGAGATGAAGTCTATGGTCAAGGAGCAGAATGTCCAGGCCACCAGTCAGGATGAGAAACTGATGCAAACCATGAACCTCACACAGAAGAGACTTGATATCTACTTACAg GAATTTGAGCTGCTTTACTTCTCACTAAGCAGTGCCAGGATTTTCTTCAGAGCGGACAAAACGGCAGCGGAGGAAAACCAGGAGAAGAAAGACAAGG atGAAGTATCCAAAACAGGCAACGGTGACTCATCTAGTAGTTCATCCACTGATCCCAGTGCGAAATGA